The following proteins are co-located in the Candida dubliniensis CD36 chromosome 3, complete sequence genome:
- a CDS encoding component of spliceosome involved in mRNA splicing, putative (Similar to S. cerevisiae YJU2): protein MYSRYQKKKKEKFVDKKKKKKVFSSSSMSERKAINKWYPPDYDPSKVPKRKKNASSTIKIRMMAPYSMRCLKCDEYIGARRSFNARKEITNEKYLNIKIIRFYISCPGCNNTITFKTDPKNAGYTPEEGAVRNYEKTTKKESEDDLLARLEKEEQEDKKYQLLKSKRKNNPFWNEQTVGMENLEKRLQEQHKQQLLNEQLEAIQTKASIDKDKLEEKAREKLQVKINRPTTKHRLPIPTTIKLPKKPKLVNYSSDSD, encoded by the coding sequence ATGTACAGTagatatcaaaaaaaaaaaaaagaaaaattcgtagacaaaaagaaaaaaaaaaaagtcttctcttcttcatcaatgtCTGAACGTAAAGCAATCAACAAGTGGTACCCTCCAGACTACGACCCATCAAAAGTCCCCAAACGTAAAAAGAATGCTAGCCTGACTATCAAGATACGTATGATGGCACCCTACTCGATGCGGTGTCTCAAGTGCGATGAGTATATCGGCGCCAGAAGATCGTTCAACGCAAGAAAGGAAATCACCAACGAAAAGTACCTCAACATAAAGATTATCAGGTTTTATATATCCTGTCCGGGATGCAACAACACAATAACGTTCAAGACCGATCCCAAGAACGCAGGGTACACCCCTGAAGAAGGTGCAGTGAGAAACTACGAAAAGACCACCAAAAAGGAATCAGAAGATGATCTACTTGCCAGATTGGAGAAGGAAGAACAGGAAGATAAAAAGTACCAACTCCTCAAATCCAAACGTAAGAACAACCCATTTTGGAACGAACAGACCGTGGGGATGGAAAACCTAGAAAAACGTTTACAAGAACAacacaaacaacaattgcTAAACGAACAGCTCGAGGCCATCCAAACCAAAGCCAGTATCGATAAAGACAAACTAGAGGAAAAAGCAAGAGAGAAACTACAGGTTAAAATCAACAGGCCAACAACTAAACACCGACTTCCTATTCCTACAACCATCAAACTACctaaaaaaccaaaacttGTAAACTACTCAAGCGACTCCGACTAA